In Sulfitobacter sp. LCG007, the sequence GAAATTGATTCCGAAGATGTTGCCCTGAACCTCGTTCACCGTCAGCGACGTCCCGTTCAGCGCCACGGACCCCTTCGGCGCGATGAACCTGGCAAGGGCCTCGGGCGCGCGCAGCAGCACGCGCGTGCTGTCGCCCTCGTCGGTGACCGAGATCACCTCGGCCACGCCGTCAACATGGCCCGAGACGATATGTCCGCCCAGTTCGTCCCCGACCTTCAGCGCGCGCTCGAGGTTGACCTTGTGGCCGACCTCCCAGCTTGCGACATTGGTCTTGCTGACAGTCTCGGCACTGATCTGGACCTCGTACCAATCCGGCCCAAGGCCAACGACGGTCAGGCAGACGCCGTCGGACGCGATAGAAGCACCCAGGTCGATGCCCGACGTGTCATAGG encodes:
- a CDS encoding riboflavin synthase, whose protein sequence is MFTGIVTDVGTVTALEREGDLRARIETAYDTSGIDLGASIASDGVCLTVVGLGPDWYEVQISAETVSKTNVASWEVGHKVNLERALKVGDELGGHIVSGHVDGVAEVISVTDEGDSTRVLLRAPEALARFIAPKGSVALNGTSLTVNEVQGNIFGINFIPHTKAVTTWGRVAEGDKVNIEIDTMARYVARLREFA